One window of Paludibacter propionicigenes WB4 genomic DNA carries:
- a CDS encoding acyl-CoA carboxylase subunit beta: MNKNEVFEQRLKALQEMEDNAAHRQHLKGKLTARERINVLFDEGTFFEFDAFVSPSQTPMSSKQSNFGDGVVVGRGLVQGRSVFAYAQDFTVLGGSLGYAHGMKIAKVQEMALKLGAPIVGLMDSGGARIQEGVKSLSAYASIFKNNVKSSGIIPQISAILGPAAGGAVYSPALTDFIFMTNQTSYMFVTGPDVVREVLNEEIDMEGLGGGNVHASKSGVSHFVSDDEEHTIMLIRKLLSYIPSNNYETLPVSNLVSSYVSRQEYLDKIIPDDPNRPYDMKEIINIIVDKDSFFEVHEKFAQNILVGFARLNGKTIGIVANQPKVMAGTLDINASIKGARFVRFCDAFNIPLLILEDVPGFLPGIEQEHSGIIRNGAKLLYAFCEATVPKITIITRKAYGGAYIVMSSKKTGGDFNFAWPTAEIAVMGPAGAIKIVNKHELANAENRAELEKTLVDKYKNEIANPYKAEELGLIDEVITPSNTRQILITSFDILSNKQYTKPARKHGSIPL, encoded by the coding sequence ATGAACAAAAACGAAGTATTCGAGCAGCGCCTTAAAGCGTTGCAAGAGATGGAGGACAATGCAGCGCACCGCCAGCATTTAAAAGGAAAACTTACCGCACGTGAACGTATCAATGTGCTTTTTGACGAAGGAACTTTTTTTGAATTCGATGCCTTTGTGTCGCCTTCGCAAACTCCTATGAGCAGTAAACAATCAAATTTTGGTGATGGCGTTGTTGTGGGACGCGGACTGGTACAGGGGCGAAGTGTATTTGCTTATGCGCAGGATTTTACGGTTTTAGGCGGCTCGCTGGGTTATGCACACGGCATGAAAATAGCCAAAGTACAGGAAATGGCGCTCAAACTTGGTGCTCCCATTGTAGGTTTAATGGATTCAGGAGGTGCCCGTATTCAGGAAGGAGTAAAAAGCTTGTCGGCTTATGCCAGTATTTTCAAGAACAACGTAAAATCTTCGGGCATCATTCCTCAAATCAGTGCTATTCTGGGACCGGCAGCCGGAGGTGCAGTATATTCACCCGCACTGACCGATTTTATTTTTATGACCAACCAGACATCGTATATGTTTGTTACAGGGCCGGATGTGGTTCGCGAAGTGCTGAACGAAGAAATTGATATGGAAGGACTTGGTGGTGGAAATGTACACGCTAGCAAAAGCGGTGTTTCTCATTTTGTTTCGGATGATGAAGAACACACTATCATGCTGATACGGAAATTACTTTCGTATATCCCGTCCAATAACTACGAAACGCTGCCGGTTTCCAACCTGGTCAGCTCCTATGTATCCAGACAGGAATATCTGGACAAAATTATCCCTGATGACCCCAATCGTCCGTACGATATGAAAGAAATTATCAACATCATTGTTGATAAAGATTCATTTTTTGAAGTCCACGAAAAATTTGCCCAAAACATTCTTGTAGGATTTGCCCGTCTGAATGGCAAAACGATCGGAATTGTGGCTAACCAACCCAAAGTTATGGCCGGAACACTGGATATCAATGCCAGCATCAAAGGGGCACGTTTCGTCAGGTTTTGCGATGCATTCAATATTCCGCTACTTATACTGGAAGATGTCCCGGGATTTTTGCCGGGAATAGAGCAGGAGCACAGCGGCATAATACGCAATGGAGCTAAGCTGCTGTACGCTTTCTGTGAGGCCACTGTTCCCAAAATCACCATTATCACACGCAAAGCTTACGGTGGAGCATACATTGTAATGAGTAGTAAAAAAACGGGTGGTGACTTTAATTTTGCCTGGCCAACTGCCGAAATAGCGGTAATGGGACCGGCCGGCGCTATCAAAATCGTGAATAAGCATGAACTCGCCAATGCCGAGAACCGCGCCGAATTAGAAAAAACGTTGGTAGACAAATATAAAAATGAAATAGCCAATCCGTATAAGGCTGAAGAGTTAGGACTGATAGACGAAGTAATAACTCCTTCGAACACCAGACAGATTTTGATAACATCATTTGATATATTATCGAATAAACAATACACGAAACCTGCACGTAAACACGGAAGTATACCTTTGTAA
- a CDS encoding acetyl-CoA carboxylase biotin carboxylase subunit has protein sequence MKKRLLIANRSEIAIRIIRAARKQGMLAVVFQSDREPDALYLNYADEIIPARDAGNDKPIFLDPERIVNLALEHNIDLIHPGYGFLSENPDFAQLCVDNGINFIGPSPQLIRDMGLKTVAKSMAIKSGLPLVPGSDGPVTDAHAAKAFADKIGYPVILKASAGGGGRGMRIVEKPETIERNFKSASDEALAAFGNGDMFIEKYLQNPKHLEFQIMGDKHGNVVHLGERECSLQRKHQKILEEAPSASVTPAMRKEMGDMAVRFAKSIGYYSAGTIEFIMDEDGSYYFMEMNTRIQVEHPVTEMITGVDLVDWQIRVALGEELTLKQEDIHIKGWAIECRVNTEDPQNRFSPQTGFIDKIYFPQSKEIRIETGVQSGSVVTPYFDSMIAKIIVHGTDRADVIEKTLAALYDFSLIGLKTTVPFCRTVLQHPEFVNATYTTRWVDSVFTPEMLENDEDEMIGALAATIMYASEYLQLSSDLPTYKNDSLNVWVLNKRLNY, from the coding sequence ATGAAGAAACGACTTTTAATTGCCAATCGCAGCGAGATAGCTATACGCATTATTCGTGCAGCCCGTAAACAGGGTATGTTGGCTGTAGTTTTTCAAAGTGACAGAGAGCCCGATGCTCTTTATCTCAATTACGCCGACGAAATTATACCGGCTCGTGATGCCGGAAATGACAAACCGATTTTTCTGGATCCTGAAAGAATTGTAAATCTAGCGTTAGAGCACAATATAGATTTGATTCATCCCGGATACGGTTTTTTATCCGAAAATCCCGATTTTGCGCAGCTTTGCGTTGATAACGGAATAAATTTTATCGGTCCTTCTCCGCAATTGATTAGAGATATGGGACTTAAAACTGTTGCAAAAAGCATGGCTATAAAATCCGGATTACCTTTGGTGCCGGGCAGCGATGGTCCGGTTACCGATGCGCATGCTGCTAAAGCTTTTGCCGACAAAATTGGCTATCCGGTCATTCTTAAAGCCTCCGCCGGCGGTGGTGGGCGAGGCATGCGCATTGTTGAAAAGCCTGAAACAATAGAGCGAAATTTTAAATCGGCATCGGACGAAGCATTAGCAGCATTTGGTAACGGTGACATGTTTATTGAAAAATACCTGCAAAATCCAAAGCATTTGGAATTTCAGATAATGGGAGATAAGCATGGCAATGTCGTTCATTTAGGCGAAAGAGAATGTTCATTGCAACGTAAGCATCAGAAAATACTCGAAGAAGCACCTTCAGCAAGTGTAACCCCTGCTATGCGAAAAGAAATGGGCGACATGGCGGTTCGGTTTGCCAAATCAATTGGTTATTATTCTGCTGGTACCATCGAGTTTATTATGGACGAAGACGGTTCGTATTATTTTATGGAGATGAATACCCGTATTCAGGTTGAACATCCGGTTACGGAAATGATTACGGGAGTTGACCTGGTCGATTGGCAAATTCGCGTGGCATTGGGCGAAGAACTGACACTAAAGCAAGAAGACATTCACATCAAGGGTTGGGCTATCGAGTGTCGTGTGAATACGGAAGATCCCCAAAACCGCTTCAGTCCTCAGACAGGTTTTATTGACAAAATTTATTTCCCTCAAAGCAAAGAAATTCGCATAGAAACCGGAGTACAATCAGGTTCGGTTGTAACGCCATATTTCGACTCGATGATCGCCAAAATAATTGTGCATGGCACCGATCGTGCCGATGTGATTGAGAAAACACTGGCGGCATTGTACGATTTCAGTCTGATAGGATTAAAAACCACCGTTCCTTTTTGCCGCACGGTACTACAGCATCCCGAATTTGTAAATGCTACCTATACCACCCGTTGGGTCGATTCGGTATTTACTCCTGAAATGCTTGAAAATGATGAAGATGAAATGATAGGTGCCTTGGCTGCTACCATTATGTATGCATCAGAATATCTGCAACTTTCTTCGGACTTGCCAACATATAAAAATGACTCGCTCAATGTTTGGGTGCTGAATAAGAGATTGAATTATTAA